The Patescibacteria group bacterium genome segment ATGGCGCTGTTTGTGGTTCTTCGCGCGCAAATCGTCCGTACCATTCTCGGCGCAGGAAACTTTAGCTGGTCTGACACGCGACTGACCGCCGCATGTCTGGCAATTTTTATTCTTTCAGTTGTCCCTCAAAGTCTATTGCTTCTTTTTGTTCGTGGATATTATGCATTAGGAAAAACCAAGAAGCCTTTGATAATTAATGTGGTCACTTCAGTTTTTTTAATTTTTTTGGGATATATTTTTATTTACCTTTTCAAGACCTTCGACACATTCAGGTTTTTTCTTGAAAATTTATTTAAGGTCGACAGTTTGCCTGGCAGTATTGTGTTGGTGCTTCCTTTGGCCTACTCTGTGGGTACAACGATCAATGCGCTCGTGCACTGGATCGCTTTCCAGCGAGAATTTCCAAGTTTTACGCGACCGGTATTCAAAACACTTTTCGCCAGTTTTTCCTCATCGGTTATCATGGGGTACGTCGCGTATTTATTTCTCGATATCTTCGACAATATTTTCAATATCAATACTGTTCTTGGTGTATTTCTTCAAGGCTTTTGTTCGGGGGTTCTTGGTATTGCCGCGGGTATTTTAGTTTTGGTTCTTATGAAAAATCAAGAAATTCGAGAAATATGGAAGGCCTTCCATCATAGAATTTGGAAAACTAAAGTTATTGGTGCGGATCCAGTGGACGCTCTGTTATAGTATTAAAAAAGAGCGAAGAAAACTTCGCTCTTACTCGCATTTGTCCGCGCGCCTTACTAAATGGTTGAGCATGCGATGACCTGTCGGCGCAGATCCTCAAGTGTCGGGTAGAACGGACAAAGTGCCTCCGCTGCTTGATTTTCGCGCTCGCCCAAAAGTCCTAGGAGTAAATGTTCCGTCCCGGCGAAAGATGCGCCGAGTCGGTCAGCCTCCTGTTTTGCAAAGCTTAAAATTCTATAGACCCGCGGTGTCAGCGGTATATCGTGGTCAGAATTTAACTTTTCTGAAAAGAGAGACTCACTCAAGGCTGACTCAATTTTGCTCACAACGGTTTGAGTTATTCCTGAAGAGGCTAACACTCTGGCAGCAGTGGACTCTGGGCCAAGCTTGATAATCCCAAGTAGGATATGCCCGCCACCAACAAAGTTGTGCCCGAGCCGACGAGCCTCCTTTGAAGCGTTTGCAATAGCCTGTTGGGCACGCGGTGTAAAGTCCCGGTTCTCGATGTTTTTCATGTTTCTTCTTTTCTAACGTTTCTGTATTCTGTGTACATTTTTACACTACGGTTCAATTTCTGTCAAAATTTTAAGTTGGTGATTAGGCCTTATTTCTGCTAGTATAACGTTCATGGACCTAAAAAATATCCGAAATTTTTCAATTATCGCTCACATTGACCACGGTAAAAGTACCTTGGCTGATCGGCTTTTGGAATTGACGGGTACTATCGAAAAACGAAAAATGCAGGATCAGGTGCTCGACTCGATGGAACTTGAACGAGAGCGGGGGATTACAATCAAAATGACCCCCGTTAGAATGGGTTACAAACAGCAGTCAACCGATTACACACTTAATCTTATCGACACTCCCGGCCATATTGATTTTTCCTATGAAGTTTCTCGTGCACTCCGCGCGGTTGAAGGTGCAATCCTGCTTATTGACGCAACGCAGGGAATTCAAGCGCAGACTCTTTCGGTACTCAACATGGCGCGTGAGGCTGGGCTTGTGATTATCCCCGCGGTTAATAAAGTGGATTCGCCACTCGCTAGAACTGCTGAAATAAAATCGGAGGTGGCCAAACTGCTCGAGTGTGATGAAAGTGATGTGCTTGAAGTTTCCGGACGAACCGGCCAGGGTGTGCCAAAACTCTTGGAAGAAATTGTTCGTCGGATTCCACCACCGCATGAAGAAATTGCGAACAGTGGCAGTTTCCGCGGATTGATTTTTGATTTTCAATATTCCAACCACACAGGGGTGATTGTCTACCTGAGAATTTTTGATGGTACGGCGCGCAAAGGCGAAAAATTAATTTTTAAAATTGCGGGTAAGGAATTTACGCCGATTGAAGTGGGTGTTTTTGCGCCGGCTCCAACTGCCGCGGAGAGTTTAAACGCGGGCGAGATCGGCTATATTGTCACTGGCATCAAAGAACCCGGGATTGCGTCGGTTGGAGATACGGTGACCGTTTTGAACAAACCACTTCCCGAGCTTGCCGGCTACATGAGTCCGAGACCTGTGGTATGGGCGTCAATTTATCCAGAAAGTCAGGACGATTTTAATTTGCTCAGACAAGCTCTTGGGCGATTACGTCTTTCTGATTCCTCATTTACCCACGAAGAAGAGTCTTCAGGTCTTTTGGGTCGAGGTTTTAGGTGTGGATTTTTGGGAATGCTTCATCTGGAAATTATTACTGAACGCCTTCGTCGCGAATTTCCACTTAAACTTATTGTGACCACACCAAGCATTACTTACGAAGTAATTGATACACGAGGGAAACGTTTGGTTGTTCATTCGCCAACACTTTTACCCGAGTATGGTGAGATTGATAAAATTTTTGAACCATGGGTGGTAATCAAAATCATTACCCCTTCGGATTTTCTTGGCCCGATTATGCAATTGCTTTTTAAGCATGAAGCGATTGTGGGCGAGTCAGAAACTTTTGGTGACAATCGCTCCTCCGTCACGCTTGAAATGCCGTTGCGAGAACTGATGAGAAATTTCTTCGATGAGTTGAAAAGTGTTTCTTCAGGATTTGCTTCTCTTTCCTACAAGATTGGTGATATTCGAGAGGCGGATGTGGTGAAGCTAGATTTGTTGGTGGCAGATGAAGTGGTGCCGGCCTTTTCTCGCGTGGTATCGAGAAAAC includes the following:
- the lepA gene encoding translation elongation factor 4, producing MDLKNIRNFSIIAHIDHGKSTLADRLLELTGTIEKRKMQDQVLDSMELERERGITIKMTPVRMGYKQQSTDYTLNLIDTPGHIDFSYEVSRALRAVEGAILLIDATQGIQAQTLSVLNMAREAGLVIIPAVNKVDSPLARTAEIKSEVAKLLECDESDVLEVSGRTGQGVPKLLEEIVRRIPPPHEEIANSGSFRGLIFDFQYSNHTGVIVYLRIFDGTARKGEKLIFKIAGKEFTPIEVGVFAPAPTAAESLNAGEIGYIVTGIKEPGIASVGDTVTVLNKPLPELAGYMSPRPVVWASIYPESQDDFNLLRQALGRLRLSDSSFTHEEESSGLLGRGFRCGFLGMLHLEIITERLRREFPLKLIVTTPSITYEVIDTRGKRLVVHSPTLLPEYGEIDKIFEPWVVIKIITPSDFLGPIMQLLFKHEAIVGESETFGDNRSSVTLEMPLRELMRNFFDELKSVSSGFASLSYKIGDIREADVVKLDLLVADEVVPAFSRVVSRKRAEEEAEAAVEKLYGILPHQMFVTKIQGRALGRIMSSRTISAMKKDVTQHMYGGDITRKMKLREKQKKGKKKMLERGRGNVNIPQEVFIKMMRSE
- a CDS encoding Clp protease N-terminal domain-containing protein: MKNIENRDFTPRAQQAIANASKEARRLGHNFVGGGHILLGIIKLGPESTAARVLASSGITQTVVSKIESALSESLFSEKLNSDHDIPLTPRVYRILSFAKQEADRLGASFAGTEHLLLGLLGERENQAAEALCPFYPTLEDLRRQVIACSTI